Proteins encoded in a region of the Phoenix dactylifera cultivar Barhee BC4 chromosome 3, palm_55x_up_171113_PBpolish2nd_filt_p, whole genome shotgun sequence genome:
- the LOC103722961 gene encoding SNF1-related protein kinase regulatory subunit beta-1-like isoform X2, with protein sequence MRPCFCCETSWRQAEEFYVFLEIPIAPLQRGAEIPPVFNYTRMNSSHGHLDAPLEKGIPTLITWNYGGNDVAVEGSWDNWSSRKVLQRSGKDHCILLVLPSGVYQYKFIVDGEWRHIPDLPCMTDDMGQTVNLLDVHDYVPENLESVSEFEAPPSPNSSYGWSFPVDEDFAKEPPALPPQMHVTVLGPQSNEDSPKKPQHVLLDHLFIEKGWASQSLVSLGLTHRFHSKYVTVVLYKPMRRQ encoded by the exons ATTCCAATTGCTCCGCTGCAGAGAGGTGCTGAGATCCCTCCAGTTTTCAATTATACGAGGATGAACTCCTCTCATGGGCATTTGGATGCTCCCCTTGAAAAGGGAATTCCCACATTGATTACATGGAACTATGGTGGAAATGATGTTGCTGTGGAAGGGTCATGGGATAACTGGAGCTCAAG GAAGGTGTTACAGAGGTCAGGCAAAGATCACTGCATCCTGTTGGTCCTCCCATCTGGGGTCTATCAGTACAAGTTCATTGTTGATGGTGAATGGAGGCACATTCCTGATCTTCCTTGCATGACTGATGACATGGGGCAAACGGTTAATCTTCTTGATGTCCAT GACTATGTTCCAGAAAATCTGGAAAGTGTTTCTGAATTCGAGGCACCACCATCACCAAACTCCAGCTATGGTTGGTCATTTCCTGTGGATGAGGACTTTGCAAAAGAGCCACCAGCCCTTCCCCCCCAGATGCATGTTACAGTCCTTGGCCCCCAGAGCAACGAGGATTCTCCAAAAAAGCCCCAGCATGTTCTTCTCGACCACCTCTTCATCGAGAAAGGATGGGCTTCGCAGTCGCTGGTTTCCCTTGGCCTGACCCACAGGTTTCACTCCAAGTATGTGACTGTCGTCCTCTACAAACCTATGAGAAGGCAGTAG